One genomic segment of Cardinium endosymbiont of Philonthus spinipes includes these proteins:
- the nusA gene encoding transcription termination factor NusA gives MDSNKLVESFAEFAKSKNIDRPTVIRILEDVFRAVMLSKFGNSDNFDIIINLDKGDLQIWRFREVVADDAVDVGAPNKIPLSEARKIEADFELGEELSEEIKISDFGRRLILTAKQMLIQKIRELEKEALYNKYEQLVGCLISAEVNQILGKEIILLDDENNELFLPKSEQIPKDQFKKGEHIRAVICRITFNNAIPRVILSRTSPLFLERLFENEIPEIQDGLIAIKKIVRDPGARAKVAVETFDDRIDPVGACVGIKGSRIHGITKELQYENIDIINYTDNLELYIARTLHPACINRVEQNGERVSVYLEPDQVALAIGKGGQNIKLAGLLIGKEIDVYRDIPSHLEQNDIPLSEFSDTIEPWILEALHKVGLDSARSVLALSKETLEQRVDLEEETIDEIYAILDQALNG, from the coding sequence ATGGATAGTAATAAATTAGTAGAATCATTTGCAGAATTTGCCAAATCTAAAAATATTGATAGGCCTACCGTCATACGTATTTTAGAAGATGTATTTCGTGCGGTTATGCTGAGCAAATTTGGAAATAGTGATAATTTTGACATCATTATCAATCTTGATAAAGGAGATTTGCAGATATGGCGTTTTCGTGAAGTTGTAGCTGATGATGCAGTAGATGTAGGCGCGCCTAATAAAATACCCCTTTCAGAAGCTAGAAAAATAGAGGCCGATTTTGAACTAGGGGAAGAGTTATCTGAGGAAATTAAAATTTCCGATTTTGGCAGAAGGCTCATACTGACTGCCAAGCAAATGCTTATACAAAAGATCCGAGAACTAGAAAAAGAAGCCCTGTATAATAAATACGAACAGCTAGTAGGTTGTTTGATTTCAGCTGAAGTAAATCAAATTTTGGGTAAAGAAATCATCTTATTAGATGATGAAAACAATGAGCTTTTTTTACCAAAATCAGAGCAAATACCTAAGGATCAATTTAAAAAAGGGGAACATATTCGTGCAGTCATTTGCAGAATAACATTTAACAATGCAATTCCTCGCGTCATACTCTCTAGAACATCTCCTCTTTTCTTAGAAAGGCTATTTGAAAATGAGATTCCTGAAATCCAGGATGGGCTTATTGCCATAAAAAAAATTGTAAGAGACCCAGGAGCACGCGCTAAGGTAGCTGTTGAGACTTTTGATGACAGGATTGACCCAGTTGGGGCCTGTGTAGGTATCAAAGGATCTCGTATACATGGCATTACCAAAGAGCTCCAATATGAAAACATTGATATCATCAATTATACTGATAACTTAGAACTATATATTGCGCGTACCCTCCACCCTGCATGTATCAATCGAGTCGAGCAAAATGGTGAAAGGGTATCTGTCTACTTAGAGCCCGATCAAGTCGCATTAGCCATTGGCAAAGGAGGTCAAAATATCAAACTAGCAGGCCTGCTCATTGGCAAAGAAATAGATGTTTATAGAGATATTCCCAGTCATTTAGAGCAAAATGATATTCCGCTTTCTGAGTTTAGTGATACGATTGAGCCTTGGATTTTGGAAGCGTTGCATAAAGTCGGTTTAGACTCAGCCAGAAGCGTTTTAGCCCTATCTAAGGAAACCCTTGAGCAACGTGTTGACTTAGAAGAGGAAACAATAGATGAAATCTATGCTATATTAGATCAGGCGCTTAATGGTTAA
- a CDS encoding FtsW/RodA/SpoVE family cell cycle protein yields MKQLIKAKLKGDPIIWAIALVLSSLSILTVYSASSSLAYRQMHHNTEYYLLRQTLLIGAGLSAMWLSHRVDHRYYAAMAKVALWMSIPLLLVTWQYGLKLNEASRWLNIPFINKSFQPSDLAQLALIIRMAHMLAKQQKNITYFRTACLPMLTWSGLISGLIALTNFSSAILLFGTCLVLMFIGRIPIKYLLIIIISGLLVAGGALTWGQRGGTAIKRIENFLKGNVSFQAEQSYIAIATGGLAGKGPGNSTQRNFLPHPYSDFIYAILIEEYGLIGGIFVIVLYLLLLYRAIALLPTATSYYGGILATGISLLLVLQALLNMAIAVGLGPVTGLPLPFVSMGGTSLVFTGIALGILLSISQGEIDTELLSVKKEVAGIRYNRYKKNPK; encoded by the coding sequence ATGAAGCAGTTGATTAAAGCAAAACTAAAAGGAGACCCCATCATATGGGCCATTGCATTGGTATTGTCTAGCCTAAGTATTCTAACCGTCTACAGTGCTTCTAGCTCTTTAGCCTATAGACAAATGCACCATAATACCGAATATTATTTGCTTAGGCAGACCCTGCTCATAGGCGCTGGATTATCCGCTATGTGGCTAAGCCATCGGGTGGATCACCGCTACTATGCTGCTATGGCAAAAGTTGCGCTTTGGATGTCCATACCACTATTGTTGGTAACTTGGCAATATGGTTTAAAGTTAAATGAAGCTTCTCGTTGGCTGAATATCCCTTTTATCAATAAATCCTTTCAACCATCTGACCTAGCACAACTTGCGCTCATTATACGCATGGCCCATATGTTGGCCAAACAACAAAAAAATATCACTTACTTTAGAACTGCTTGTTTGCCTATGTTAACCTGGTCTGGCTTGATTAGCGGTTTAATCGCCTTAACCAATTTCTCTAGCGCCATTCTATTATTTGGTACTTGTTTGGTACTCATGTTCATCGGCAGAATTCCTATTAAGTACTTACTGATTATTATAATTTCTGGTCTCCTAGTTGCAGGGGGGGCATTGACCTGGGGGCAACGTGGCGGAACAGCCATCAAACGGATAGAAAATTTTCTCAAAGGTAATGTCTCCTTTCAAGCTGAGCAATCTTACATTGCTATTGCAACAGGCGGACTGGCTGGTAAAGGACCTGGTAATAGCACCCAACGTAACTTCTTGCCCCACCCCTACTCCGATTTTATTTATGCCATCTTAATTGAGGAATATGGCCTCATAGGCGGTATATTTGTTATAGTGCTTTATTTGCTTTTGCTCTATAGGGCCATCGCTTTGCTGCCTACAGCAACTAGTTACTATGGAGGCATTTTGGCTACCGGAATAAGTCTTTTACTTGTATTACAAGCTTTATTGAACATGGCGATTGCAGTAGGCCTTGGACCTGTCACAGGGTTGCCATTACCATTCGTGAGTATGGGTGGCACCTCACTTGTCTTTACAGGTATTGCACTTGGCATTTTATTAAGCATCAGTCAAGGAGAAATCGATACAGAGCTACTGAGTGTAAAAAAAGAAGTTGCTGGTATTCGCTATAATAGGTATAAAAAAAATCCCAAATAA
- a CDS encoding inositol phosphate phosphatase SopB, translating to MAIKISGQCSLVDVLASQGKCKRTIILFPLLLFFCGLCKGKQVLSHSKVSDLPLGNAIATNYMSIPEFRPKLNLNLNTDITYSSGYEPTYSSGYASNDEPTPPIPPLCKPEETNVSFDLKKEIEEMRKEADKSRGCTWQLSGDKLTRVVGNSCNSLYAIEDYVVIGLNIYRAAKKVCELYKKNESEIVDDASRFLHYYKDEFERYHDYEKNQKAAEEAHWIQTIKNINEAVVLYLQNNLFPGVALDIINKQLRLAENYVGLEDTHYDVTTVFKIKGKEFELEDKKSFPLTEKQKEKIRNRASEHWFKRLDEFEKKLFNAYVDKFLDDKHYTPTQLRDIIGCRNAYEKKVWYYDQNHKILLGHYFHSGSLASPYAREDEESRAADWEITQQNWEQVRQKFNNMVWLSLNRNMGGQNIPFLKKLSEKKIVEDTRKAVGPDQFMNFSINELATKPIFKDLVRTLPSNLPGSSESLVHNKEVEDSKNKKYCKSHERLNKAAEQFDASNLWKQNTTLNDNCFANLAADCALCKMLLGEHIGISCKSGKDRTGMMSSWIDSKIIRAHYPDLDQKNSPVYKYLAYSGHYQLLASINGGMPGRFGMKNVRPL from the coding sequence ATGGCAATCAAAATAAGCGGTCAGTGCAGTTTGGTGGATGTTTTAGCTAGTCAAGGTAAGTGCAAGCGGACTATTATTCTGTTCCCTCTTTTACTATTTTTCTGCGGTCTTTGTAAGGGCAAACAAGTTCTAAGTCATTCTAAAGTATCTGATTTGCCATTAGGCAATGCAATAGCAACAAATTACATGTCTATTCCGGAATTTAGGCCTAAACTTAATCTTAATCTTAATACTGATATTACTTATAGTTCTGGTTATGAGCCTACTTATAGTTCTGGTTATGCATCTAATGATGAGCCTACACCACCGATACCACCCTTATGTAAGCCTGAAGAAACAAATGTAAGTTTTGACTTAAAAAAAGAAATTGAGGAAATGCGCAAAGAAGCGGATAAAAGCAGGGGATGTACATGGCAGCTTTCAGGAGATAAATTGACACGAGTAGTAGGAAATAGCTGTAATAGCCTATACGCTATAGAAGACTATGTCGTTATAGGACTCAATATATATCGTGCCGCAAAAAAAGTCTGTGAATTGTATAAAAAAAATGAGTCTGAAATTGTAGATGATGCCAGTAGGTTTCTTCATTATTATAAGGATGAATTTGAGCGTTATCATGATTATGAAAAGAACCAAAAAGCAGCAGAAGAAGCTCATTGGATACAGACAATCAAAAATATAAATGAAGCAGTTGTATTGTATTTACAAAATAACCTCTTTCCGGGAGTCGCTCTAGATATCATAAACAAACAACTAAGATTAGCAGAAAATTATGTTGGACTAGAGGATACACACTATGACGTTACTACTGTCTTTAAGATAAAAGGAAAAGAATTTGAATTAGAAGATAAAAAGAGTTTCCCACTAACAGAAAAACAGAAAGAGAAAATACGAAACAGAGCATCGGAACATTGGTTTAAGCGTTTAGACGAATTTGAAAAAAAGTTGTTTAATGCCTATGTAGATAAGTTTTTAGATGATAAACATTATACTCCAACCCAACTTCGAGATATTATAGGGTGTAGAAATGCATATGAAAAAAAAGTTTGGTATTATGATCAAAATCATAAGATTCTATTAGGCCATTATTTCCACAGTGGATCATTAGCGTCACCTTATGCACGCGAAGATGAGGAATCTAGAGCAGCTGACTGGGAAATTACTCAACAGAACTGGGAACAAGTCCGACAAAAGTTCAACAATATGGTATGGCTATCCTTAAATCGTAATATGGGCGGACAGAATATACCATTCTTAAAGAAGCTGAGTGAAAAAAAGATTGTAGAAGATACGCGAAAAGCAGTAGGGCCTGATCAATTTATGAATTTCTCAATCAATGAACTAGCAACCAAACCTATATTTAAGGACCTAGTTCGTACACTACCAAGTAATTTACCAGGGTCTAGTGAAAGTCTTGTTCACAACAAGGAAGTAGAAGATTCAAAAAATAAAAAATATTGTAAATCACATGAAAGATTAAACAAAGCTGCTGAACAATTTGATGCAAGCAATTTGTGGAAACAAAACACTACGCTAAATGATAATTGCTTTGCCAACCTTGCTGCAGATTGTGCATTATGTAAGATGCTATTAGGAGAACATATTGGCATTAGTTGTAAAAGTGGTAAGGATAGAACTGGTATGATGAGTTCTTGGATTGATTCAAAGATTATTCGCGCACACTATCCAGATTTAGATCAAAAGAATAGTCCAGTCTATAAATATCTAGCCTATAGTGGACATTATCAATTATTGGCTTCGATAAATGGAGGGATGCCAGGTAGGTTTGGTATGAAAAATGTGAGGCCGTTGTGA
- a CDS encoding IS5 family transposase, with amino-acid sequence MSLKQTKQLSFSDISANKRKCKHTFFDQINKLVNWSVVEKALRLHYPKGLRLSGKPAYSPLLLFKMLLLQTWYGLSDYAVEEEVNDRITFSRFCGISMDSSVPDHSVLSRFRTTLTEKNALEKLLHIINNQLSDHGVLVQNGSAAVDASITPTPRRPKGKKSYDLHEDGTITTAESYQKGVDPEASWIKKGHHLYYGYKRHVLVESKEGLVLAVGTTKASSHDSGHLQVLLDKVRLKSGSRLYADKGYSGSPNENLLKKKKLKSAIQKKGARNNPLSPTAKRFNKLVSKTRYKVERVFGSIKSWFRSSGARYIGLAKTHTQHVMEAIAYNLYRSPNIILRGI; translated from the coding sequence ATGTCGCTCAAGCAAACTAAGCAATTAAGTTTTTCAGATATTTCCGCCAATAAGCGTAAGTGCAAACACACTTTCTTTGATCAAATCAACAAGCTAGTTAATTGGTCAGTAGTAGAAAAAGCACTCCGATTACATTATCCTAAAGGTTTACGTTTATCAGGCAAACCGGCCTATAGTCCTCTGCTTCTATTCAAAATGCTATTGCTACAGACGTGGTATGGCTTGAGCGACTATGCAGTCGAAGAAGAAGTGAATGATCGTATCACTTTTAGCAGATTTTGTGGTATTTCGATGGATAGTTCTGTTCCAGATCATAGTGTACTAAGTAGATTTAGAACTACCCTTACAGAGAAGAATGCTTTAGAAAAGTTATTGCATATCATTAATAATCAGCTATCTGATCATGGTGTATTGGTTCAAAACGGTTCAGCAGCTGTAGATGCTTCTATTACCCCTACCCCTAGACGCCCTAAAGGTAAAAAAAGCTACGATCTGCATGAAGATGGAACCATAACCACAGCTGAAAGTTATCAAAAAGGAGTAGATCCAGAAGCAAGTTGGATAAAAAAAGGCCATCATCTCTACTATGGCTATAAGCGGCATGTTCTTGTGGAAAGCAAAGAGGGGTTGGTGCTAGCCGTAGGTACCACAAAAGCATCTAGTCATGATAGTGGGCATTTACAGGTATTATTGGATAAAGTAAGGCTAAAATCAGGCAGCAGACTCTATGCAGATAAAGGCTATAGCGGGTCGCCCAACGAAAATTTACTAAAGAAAAAGAAGTTAAAATCAGCTATTCAGAAAAAAGGGGCTAGAAACAATCCTTTATCACCCACTGCTAAACGGTTTAATAAATTAGTATCTAAAACGCGCTATAAAGTAGAACGGGTATTTGGAAGTATTAAAAGTTGGTTCCGTAGCTCAGGAGCCAGATATATAGGCCTTGCTAAAACCCATACGCAACATGTTATGGAGGCAATAGCCTATAACTTATATAGGTCCCCAAACATCATATTAAGAGGTATCTAG
- a CDS encoding NTP/NDP exchange transporter, protein MQQITLLLKKWHPIHWPIKGSALHKFFSMATLMFLILLNQNLIRGIKDGLVVTLIGAEVLSFIKLFVEMPAGVLFVVIYTILCNKHTTETIFRAVIVFFLFFFILFGFFLFPYQTLLHPDPCRVDGYITLYPHFKWFFVMWGKWTLILFYMLGELWPMIVFTLLYWQLANKITSTEEASRFYFFFNLIGQANLLISGSIMVYFSRTDHFLLRFIGKYKIEAAPKIATLMVVIAFLCFLILLLHKYIEKYIMYSATESVRTTTTLQLGLYKSFRMISSSKYLAFICILMISYSMVVHLIEGLWFYETSLFYKQDPTSFITYQGKVLFWTGVCTLICSCFGNIVIRKLNWLGAALITPVTTLIVGGSFFLLIIAMHYHFVSDTVMGIPILTAIVAIGGLQNVLAKGTKYCFFDVTKEMVYIPLDSEMGTKGKAAVDILGGKIGKSAGAILQVICYTIFAAAQPSQLAPFLMVMFFLICIIWITAVGMLSKRYHALISKADSPTRREIR, encoded by the coding sequence ATGCAACAAATAACCCTTCTACTAAAAAAATGGCATCCTATACACTGGCCCATTAAAGGCAGTGCACTGCATAAATTTTTTTCTATGGCCACCTTGATGTTTCTGATTCTACTGAATCAAAATTTAATCCGTGGCATAAAAGATGGGCTTGTGGTAACCTTAATAGGCGCAGAAGTATTGAGCTTTATTAAGCTATTTGTCGAAATGCCGGCAGGTGTTCTGTTTGTAGTGATTTATACCATCTTATGTAATAAACACACCACAGAAACCATTTTTAGAGCCGTTATAGTTTTTTTTCTCTTTTTTTTTATACTATTCGGCTTTTTTTTATTTCCCTATCAAACGCTATTACATCCAGATCCCTGTAGAGTAGATGGCTACATTACACTTTATCCCCATTTTAAATGGTTTTTCGTAATGTGGGGAAAATGGACATTAATACTCTTCTACATGCTAGGTGAACTGTGGCCTATGATTGTCTTTACCCTATTGTATTGGCAATTGGCCAATAAAATCACTAGCACAGAAGAAGCCAGTCGGTTTTACTTCTTTTTTAACTTGATTGGACAAGCCAACCTGCTGATTTCTGGCAGTATCATGGTCTACTTTTCTCGTACCGATCATTTTTTATTACGCTTTATAGGTAAGTATAAAATAGAAGCAGCTCCAAAAATAGCTACACTTATGGTCGTGATTGCATTTTTATGTTTCTTGATCCTACTTTTGCATAAATATATTGAAAAGTATATTATGTACAGCGCAACGGAATCGGTCAGAACAACCACTACACTACAGCTGGGGTTATATAAAAGTTTTAGAATGATTTCCAGTTCTAAATATCTCGCATTCATTTGTATATTAATGATCTCTTACTCTATGGTTGTGCACTTAATAGAGGGGCTTTGGTTTTATGAAACCAGTCTTTTTTACAAGCAAGATCCTACTAGTTTTATCACGTACCAAGGCAAGGTCCTATTTTGGACAGGTGTTTGTACATTAATTTGTTCTTGTTTTGGCAACATAGTGATTCGGAAATTAAATTGGTTAGGTGCAGCGTTAATCACGCCTGTTACCACACTGATAGTGGGAGGCTCTTTTTTCCTGCTGATCATTGCTATGCACTACCATTTTGTATCAGATACGGTAATGGGTATACCTATTTTAACTGCTATTGTAGCCATTGGTGGGCTGCAAAACGTATTGGCTAAGGGAACCAAATATTGTTTTTTTGATGTAACCAAGGAGATGGTCTATATTCCTTTAGACAGTGAAATGGGCACAAAGGGGAAAGCAGCAGTGGATATATTAGGTGGCAAAATAGGCAAATCTGCAGGCGCTATTTTACAAGTGATCTGTTATACTATTTTTGCTGCTGCACAACCCAGTCAATTGGCGCCATTTTTAATGGTAATGTTTTTTTTAATTTGCATCATTTGGATTACAGCCGTTGGCATGCTATCCAAAAGGTACCATGCCTTAATCAGTAAGGCAGACTCACCGACCCGCAGAGAGATTCGGTAA